The proteins below come from a single Kitasatospora sp. NBC_00315 genomic window:
- a CDS encoding LysR family transcriptional regulator → MDLELRHLRCLVAIVDTGSFTDAALELGVSQAAVSRTLAALEAVLGARVLHRTSRSIAPTTVGTQVLARARHLLAEVDDLVREAATGHTRLRMGHAWSALGSHTAAFQRRWAREHPDVELQLIRTNTSTGGLAEGVCDLAVVRGAFDVRRFAGTVVGLERRTVAVAADDPWARRRSIGLDEIRGRAVVIDRRTGTTTPELWPGGARPAVEYTRDIDDWLAAIASGRTVGITPESTATQYRREGITFRALRGAAPVPVQVIWPRQDPHPATAAAVALAAELYATAGRPAAG, encoded by the coding sequence ATGGATCTGGAACTACGGCATCTGCGGTGCCTGGTCGCCATCGTCGACACGGGCAGCTTCACCGACGCGGCCCTGGAACTGGGTGTCTCACAGGCCGCCGTGTCCCGCACACTGGCCGCGCTGGAGGCGGTGCTGGGCGCTCGGGTGCTGCACCGCACCAGCCGCAGCATCGCCCCGACGACGGTCGGCACGCAGGTCCTGGCCCGCGCGCGCCACCTGCTGGCCGAGGTCGACGACCTGGTCCGGGAGGCGGCCACCGGGCACACCCGGCTCAGGATGGGCCACGCCTGGTCCGCGCTGGGCAGTCACACCGCGGCCTTCCAGCGTCGTTGGGCACGTGAACACCCTGATGTCGAACTCCAGTTGATCCGTACCAACACCTCGACCGGGGGCCTGGCCGAGGGCGTCTGCGACCTGGCCGTCGTCCGCGGTGCCTTCGACGTCCGCCGCTTCGCCGGGACGGTCGTCGGTCTGGAACGGCGTACGGTCGCCGTCGCCGCGGACGACCCCTGGGCCAGGCGCCGCAGCATCGGGCTGGACGAGATCCGCGGGCGCGCGGTGGTCATCGACCGCCGGACCGGGACGACCACGCCCGAACTCTGGCCCGGTGGCGCCCGCCCCGCGGTGGAGTACACGAGGGACATCGACGACTGGCTCGCCGCGATCGCGTCCGGACGCACCGTCGGCATCACCCCGGAGAGCACCGCGACGCAGTACCGGCGTGAGGGCATCACCTTCCGGGCGCTGCGAGGCGCGGCGCCCGTCCCGGTGCAGGTCATCTGGCCGCGGCAGGACCCCCACCCGGCCACCGCGGCCGCCGTCGCGCTCGCGGCGGAGCTGTACGCGACGGCGGGCCGCCCGGCCGCGGGCTGA
- a CDS encoding DMT family transporter yields the protein MLRRMTTSTSARQADPGRPAPDDRTAGSGRLTGTAMMLGSALSNQLGAATGALAFPWIGPTGVVAVRQWVAAVVLVAIGRPRLRTFSWQQWWPVLALALVFATMNLSLYTAIDRVGLGLAVTLEFLGPLAVALAASRRPADLASALVAGAAVLALLRPTPTTDYLGLGLGLTAAACWAAYILLNRLIGARLPGAQGSGAAAGLSGLLYVPVGIVVFLHHPPSLRAVAYAAAAGLLSSAVPFLVDMLALRRVPTQFFGVFMSVHPVAAALVGLIVLGQHLPTTDWLAIAAIVTANTAGALRAAPRPADQATGRDPEPVSEPASADI from the coding sequence ATGCTCCGTCGCATGACGACCTCCACCTCCGCCCGGCAGGCCGACCCCGGACGCCCGGCCCCGGACGACCGGACGGCCGGCTCCGGGCGGCTGACGGGCACGGCGATGATGCTCGGCAGCGCCCTGTCCAACCAACTGGGCGCGGCCACCGGCGCGCTGGCGTTCCCGTGGATCGGCCCGACGGGGGTGGTGGCGGTGCGCCAGTGGGTGGCCGCCGTCGTCCTGGTGGCGATCGGACGTCCGAGGCTCCGCACGTTCAGCTGGCAGCAGTGGTGGCCGGTGCTCGCGCTGGCACTGGTCTTCGCCACCATGAACCTCTCCCTCTACACGGCGATCGACCGGGTGGGCCTCGGCCTCGCCGTCACGCTGGAGTTCCTCGGACCGCTGGCGGTCGCGCTGGCCGCCTCCCGTCGCCCGGCCGACCTGGCGAGCGCGCTGGTCGCCGGCGCCGCCGTCCTGGCCCTGCTGCGTCCGACCCCCACCACGGACTACCTCGGCCTCGGCCTGGGACTGACGGCCGCGGCCTGCTGGGCGGCGTACATCCTGCTCAACCGCCTGATCGGTGCCCGGCTGCCCGGGGCCCAGGGGTCGGGCGCGGCCGCCGGGCTGTCCGGGCTGCTCTACGTGCCGGTCGGGATCGTGGTGTTCCTGCACCACCCGCCGTCCCTGCGGGCAGTGGCGTACGCGGCGGCGGCCGGACTGCTGTCGTCGGCGGTGCCGTTCCTGGTCGACATGCTCGCGCTGCGCAGGGTGCCCACGCAGTTCTTCGGCGTGTTCATGAGTGTCCACCCCGTGGCGGCCGCACTGGTGGGCCTGATCGTCCTCGGCCAGCATCTGCCGACCACCGACTGGCTCGCCATCGCCGCCATCGTCACCGCCAACACCGCCGGCGCTCTCAGGGCCGCTCCCCGTCCGGCCGACCAGGCGACCGGACGCGACCCCGAACCGGTGTCCGAGCCCGCATCGGCGGACATCTGA
- a CDS encoding helix-turn-helix domain-containing protein — protein sequence MEFPSTLRHWRGHSRMSQLELATRAGTTQRYLSFLESGRSAPGRGMVVRLAESMGLPLRDRNLLLAAAGYVPVYPESGLDAASLAPVREAIEHILEGHLPYPALVVDRRGDLIAANEAMDVVTEGAAPELVGPGTNIYRLALHPDGIAGRIRNFDQWARHVLARVGPELRAELAPYVTGEAGTDHLGFAVPLRLDSSLGELHLMTTVTTFATAVDVTLSELKLEAFLPADRRTSDALTARGARGRR from the coding sequence ATGGAGTTCCCCAGCACGCTTCGGCACTGGCGAGGGCACAGCCGGATGAGCCAGCTGGAGCTGGCGACCCGGGCCGGCACCACGCAGCGGTATCTGAGTTTCCTGGAGTCGGGACGTTCCGCGCCCGGAAGGGGCATGGTCGTGCGGCTCGCCGAGTCCATGGGGCTGCCGCTGCGGGACCGCAACCTGCTGCTGGCGGCGGCTGGATACGTACCCGTCTACCCGGAGAGCGGACTGGACGCAGCGTCACTGGCCCCGGTCCGGGAGGCGATCGAGCACATCCTCGAAGGGCATCTGCCCTATCCGGCCCTGGTGGTGGACCGCCGCGGGGACCTGATCGCCGCCAACGAGGCGATGGACGTGGTCACCGAGGGAGCTGCGCCCGAGCTGGTCGGCCCGGGAACCAACATCTACCGACTGGCACTGCATCCGGACGGTATCGCCGGACGCATCCGCAACTTCGACCAGTGGGCCCGGCACGTCCTGGCGCGGGTCGGCCCCGAACTGCGCGCCGAGCTCGCGCCGTACGTCACCGGCGAGGCGGGCACCGACCACCTGGGCTTCGCCGTCCCCCTCCGCCTGGACAGCAGCCTCGGCGAGCTGCACCTGATGACGACGGTGACGACCTTCGCCACGGCCGTCGACGTCACCCTCTCCGAGCTGAAGCTGGAGGCGTTCCTGCCCGCCGACCGGCGGACCTCCGACGCGCTCACGGCCCGGGGGGCGCGTGGTCGACGCTGA
- a CDS encoding OmpL47-type beta-barrel domain-containing protein — protein MNVHRSLGAAGGPGISEVPRRGRFAALLVVALALLTFIAVITPAAAARRAGGSVIVQFVNNSDRDVTAAGANQPEGCVIPFVPSVIPAGATASWTVAPCGSAYGAKATVSLFVQGEGNSTLQLGWDVPFTGPNVYTASAPTGYVISHIGGAEPNSTVRFAFDCNSTTCDGIPDAWKTDGVTLDPGDGSPAKFIDLKKMGADVNRPDVFIQLDWMANTAHSHAIAPAAIKQVVDAFKNSPYSKRQTGTGINLHIDAGPDSIMDFSTNTTWGTLSRAKALTETTNLGTKVDGLYQWNAFTTLKNATGGFRSTARTPIFHYAISAHNLEAGSGSSGISAGTPGSDFIVSMGSFTNQVGTVSEQAGTLMHELGHNLGLRHSGNSDLPNHEPQYFSVMNYSYQFGLATGTTTGLVDYSRQNLSLNETTLFENAYPPTTPLYDVSHYCPGVDGTVGKFVTVPSSKGAVDWDCNGKIATTSVSVDVNGDTQKTSLAGHDDWSELQLRGGSVGHQGANSGVSAPTLDNEAGPEDEAMDLPVDTTPPVTTAGTRPHLHRDGGDDQDEVVVTLSATDDISGVALTEYNLDGTGWTTYTGPITVRGQGRHELLYRSVDRAQNQEADQRLVLPIDCAPEWQHQPATGS, from the coding sequence ATGAATGTACACCGTTCGCTCGGCGCCGCAGGCGGGCCGGGAATCTCCGAGGTGCCACGGCGCGGCCGGTTCGCGGCGCTCCTCGTGGTGGCGCTGGCCCTGCTGACGTTCATCGCGGTCATCACACCCGCGGCGGCGGCACGCCGGGCGGGCGGATCCGTGATCGTCCAGTTCGTCAACAACAGCGACCGCGACGTGACGGCCGCCGGTGCGAACCAGCCCGAGGGCTGCGTGATCCCCTTCGTGCCGTCCGTCATCCCGGCGGGCGCCACCGCGAGCTGGACCGTGGCACCCTGCGGCTCCGCCTACGGCGCCAAGGCGACGGTCAGCCTCTTCGTCCAGGGCGAGGGCAACTCGACCCTCCAACTGGGCTGGGACGTCCCGTTCACCGGCCCCAACGTCTACACGGCGTCGGCCCCCACCGGCTATGTGATCAGCCACATCGGCGGTGCGGAGCCCAACTCCACGGTCCGGTTCGCCTTCGACTGCAACTCCACGACCTGTGACGGCATCCCCGACGCGTGGAAGACCGACGGCGTCACCCTGGACCCGGGTGACGGGAGCCCCGCGAAGTTCATCGACCTGAAGAAGATGGGCGCCGACGTCAACCGGCCCGACGTCTTCATCCAACTGGACTGGATGGCCAACACCGCCCACAGCCACGCCATCGCGCCCGCGGCGATCAAGCAGGTCGTGGACGCGTTCAAGAACTCGCCCTACAGCAAGCGCCAGACGGGTACCGGCATCAACCTGCACATCGACGCCGGGCCCGACAGCATCATGGACTTCTCGACGAACACCACCTGGGGCACCCTGAGCCGGGCGAAGGCGCTCACCGAGACGACCAACCTGGGCACCAAGGTCGACGGCCTGTACCAGTGGAACGCCTTCACCACGCTGAAGAACGCCACCGGGGGCTTCCGCAGCACCGCGCGGACGCCGATCTTCCACTACGCGATCTCGGCTCACAACCTGGAGGCGGGATCCGGCTCCAGCGGGATCTCGGCCGGCACTCCCGGCAGCGACTTCATCGTCAGCATGGGCAGCTTCACCAACCAGGTCGGCACGGTGAGCGAGCAGGCCGGCACGCTGATGCACGAGTTGGGCCACAACCTCGGCCTGCGCCACAGCGGCAACTCCGACCTGCCCAACCACGAGCCGCAGTACTTCAGCGTGATGAACTACAGCTACCAGTTCGGCCTGGCCACCGGGACCACCACCGGACTGGTCGACTACTCCCGCCAGAACCTCTCGCTGAACGAGACCACCCTGTTCGAAAACGCGTACCCGCCGACCACACCGCTCTACGACGTCAGCCACTACTGCCCCGGTGTCGACGGGACGGTCGGCAAGTTCGTGACGGTCCCGTCGAGCAAGGGCGCGGTCGACTGGGACTGCAACGGCAAGATCGCCACGACCTCGGTCAGCGTCGACGTCAACGGCGACACCCAGAAGACTTCGCTGGCCGGGCACGACGACTGGAGCGAGCTCCAGCTGCGCGGCGGCTCGGTCGGCCACCAGGGCGCGAACTCCGGTGTCTCGGCGCCGACCCTGGACAACGAGGCCGGCCCGGAGGACGAGGCCATGGACCTCCCGGTGGACACCACTCCCCCGGTGACCACGGCCGGCACCCGCCCGCACCTCCACAGGGACGGCGGCGACGACCAGGACGAGGTCGTCGTCACCCTCAGCGCGACGGACGACATCTCCGGCGTGGCGCTCACCGAGTACAACCTCGACGGCACCGGCTGGACGACGTACACCGGCCCGATCACGGTCCGCGGTCAGGGCCGCCACGAGCTGCTCTACCGCTCGGTCGACCGCGCGCAGAACCAGGAGGCGGACCAGCGCCTGGTCCTGCCGATCGACTGCGCCCCCGAGTGGCAGCACCAGCCGGCCACCGGGAGCTGA
- a CDS encoding TetR/AcrR family transcriptional regulator: MSRTVDWSALRASGGEAPEAEGLRERKKRATRQQLTDTATEMFLDRGFDAVTVAEIAATCGVSEKTVFNYFPTKESLLLDLPESVTAALRSGLAAPGATPVEAVLGILAGELEAVVAWLRAQEDQIRAAAMFRRFGALLRSTPSLRAHQREMTERLIAVAAEVLSRRAELGPADPEPQIAATALLGLWPIQFRALGTYLDGSRTPGQLQEAVTADVRRAARLLDSGLAGFPPSGGAADRR; the protein is encoded by the coding sequence ATGAGTCGAACGGTGGACTGGTCCGCGCTGCGCGCCTCCGGAGGCGAGGCCCCCGAGGCCGAAGGGCTGCGCGAGCGCAAGAAGCGCGCCACGCGGCAGCAACTGACCGACACCGCGACGGAGATGTTCCTGGATCGCGGCTTCGACGCCGTCACCGTCGCCGAGATCGCCGCGACCTGCGGGGTCTCCGAGAAGACGGTGTTCAACTACTTCCCCACCAAGGAGTCACTGCTCCTGGATCTCCCGGAGTCGGTGACGGCCGCGCTGCGGAGCGGCCTGGCCGCGCCGGGCGCCACGCCGGTGGAGGCCGTGCTGGGGATCCTGGCCGGCGAACTGGAGGCGGTCGTGGCCTGGCTCCGGGCACAGGAGGACCAGATCCGGGCCGCCGCCATGTTCCGGCGGTTCGGCGCGCTGCTCCGGTCCACGCCGTCGCTGCGCGCCCACCAGCGCGAGATGACGGAGCGGCTGATCGCGGTGGCCGCCGAAGTTCTGTCCCGGCGTGCGGAGTTGGGTCCGGCGGACCCCGAACCGCAGATCGCCGCCACGGCCCTGCTCGGGCTCTGGCCGATCCAGTTCCGTGCCCTGGGGACCTACCTGGACGGCTCGCGCACGCCCGGGCAGCTCCAGGAGGCGGTGACCGCCGACGTCCGCCGCGCGGCCCGCCTGCTGGACTCCGGGCTCGCCGGCTTCCCCCCGTCCGGCGGGGCCGCCGATCGGCGGTGA
- a CDS encoding anthrone oxygenase family protein yields MHILEVLNLLSAGLLAGAEFVVRFGVRSSIGALDPEPSILLRQALIRRLRRVVPALYLPTLLTGLAVTIRYGGGTGLAVRCAAMAAVLVWTVTTFAGTVPINATILDEWRADAPPAGWRATVRRWERLDTIRTVAAMVAFVLFLIAADLRLP; encoded by the coding sequence GTGCACATACTTGAGGTCCTCAACCTGTTGTCGGCAGGACTGCTGGCCGGAGCGGAATTCGTGGTCCGCTTCGGCGTGCGCTCCTCGATCGGCGCTCTCGATCCGGAGCCGTCGATCCTGCTCCGCCAGGCCCTGATCCGCAGGCTGCGGCGCGTGGTTCCGGCGCTCTACCTGCCGACCCTGCTGACCGGCCTGGCCGTCACGATCCGGTACGGCGGCGGCACCGGCCTCGCGGTCCGGTGCGCGGCCATGGCGGCCGTCCTCGTCTGGACCGTCACGACCTTCGCCGGCACGGTACCGATCAACGCGACCATCCTCGACGAGTGGCGGGCCGACGCTCCGCCCGCCGGCTGGCGGGCGACCGTCCGCCGCTGGGAGCGGCTGGACACGATCCGCACGGTGGCCGCGATGGTGGCCTTCGTCCTGTTCCTGATCGCCGCCGACCTGCGTCTGCCCTGA
- a CDS encoding nitroreductase family deazaflavin-dependent oxidoreductase: protein MPLDGEYEPSPTKWVRDQVELYEGSGGTDGTTMRGLPVVLLTTRGAKSGKLRKSPLMRVEHDGVYAVVASQGGAPKHPVWYHNLVADPRVELRDGTSRQDMTAREATGDEKALWWERAVRAFPDYAGYQEKTDRVIPVFVLEAAPDGH, encoded by the coding sequence ATGCCTCTTGACGGCGAGTACGAGCCGAGTCCGACGAAGTGGGTACGTGACCAGGTGGAGCTGTACGAGGGCTCCGGTGGTACCGACGGGACGACGATGCGGGGCCTGCCCGTGGTCCTCCTCACCACCCGTGGCGCGAAGAGCGGGAAGCTCCGCAAGAGCCCGCTGATGCGGGTGGAGCACGACGGCGTCTACGCCGTGGTCGCCTCGCAGGGCGGAGCGCCCAAGCATCCGGTCTGGTACCACAACCTCGTGGCGGACCCCCGGGTCGAGCTCCGGGACGGTACGTCACGTCAGGACATGACGGCGCGTGAGGCCACCGGCGACGAGAAGGCGCTGTGGTGGGAGCGCGCGGTCCGGGCGTTCCCCGACTACGCCGGCTACCAGGAGAAGACGGACCGGGTGATCCCGGTCTTCGTCCTGGAGGCGGCGCCGGACGGCCACTGA